Proteins from a single region of Deltaproteobacteria bacterium:
- a CDS encoding HEAT repeat domain-containing protein, protein MGEEMTEPLKPTAMDATLSEGTQVALTVDPSAQVFLQKNGPSSGGGDDNLSQSLESSKILKELEDGIRYVRSTGLKVPEKMDVVLVNLPGEDSQSRSHAFFARRKIVFDVSEDIDGALGVHEVTHLATPHLCASASTFLCEGFAVYLEDKYEGSAISSVSVSDAELRRTISGAKFYRSFGDNPGLRRREHLSYRYGGRIWFLLEFLYGPEKVLQIVQQIESDPAPSIGEVFIRLTGYSDRYWIANLYGLEIKKYLPALIEGLKNADPGVRRRAAVALGEMGPDAKEAVPVLIKMRKKKKDLSVRQEASLALAKIDTKAEVSGPAEK, encoded by the coding sequence TTGGGAGAAGAAATGACGGAACCTTTAAAGCCAACAGCCATGGATGCCACTTTGAGTGAAGGGACCCAAGTCGCCCTCACGGTCGATCCATCGGCTCAAGTTTTTCTCCAAAAAAACGGTCCCTCCAGCGGCGGTGGTGACGATAATTTGTCGCAGTCCCTGGAATCATCGAAAATCCTGAAGGAACTGGAAGATGGCATTCGATATGTTCGTTCTACGGGCCTGAAAGTGCCGGAAAAAATGGATGTTGTGCTGGTCAATCTTCCCGGTGAAGACAGTCAATCTCGTTCCCATGCCTTCTTCGCCAGACGTAAAATTGTTTTTGATGTGAGTGAAGATATAGACGGTGCGTTAGGTGTGCACGAGGTCACCCATTTGGCCACTCCTCATCTTTGTGCCTCTGCATCTACGTTTTTGTGCGAAGGCTTCGCGGTTTATCTGGAAGATAAATACGAAGGGTCTGCAATCAGTTCCGTCTCCGTTTCGGATGCCGAGTTGCGCCGCACAATTTCAGGAGCAAAATTTTACAGATCGTTTGGCGATAATCCGGGCTTGCGAAGAAGAGAGCATTTAAGCTACAGGTACGGAGGGCGCATCTGGTTTTTATTGGAATTTCTTTATGGGCCCGAAAAAGTCCTGCAAATTGTCCAACAGATCGAATCCGATCCGGCCCCTTCGATAGGGGAAGTTTTTATCCGTTTAACCGGATATTCCGACCGGTATTGGATTGCCAATCTTTACGGTCTTGAAATTAAAAAATATCTACCGGCGTTGATCGAGGGGCTTAAGAATGCCGATCCGGGTGTTCGTCGCAGGGCCGCCGTTGCGTTAGGAGAGATGGGTCCGGACGCCAAAGAGGCGGTGCCAGTGCTGATTAAAATGCGTAAGAAGAAAAAAGATTTGTCTGTCCGTCAAGAGGCCTCCTTGGCTTTAGCAAAAATAGATACGAAAGCGGAAGTTTCTGGCCCGGCAGAGAAATGA
- a CDS encoding PIN domain-containing protein, which translates to MAKKEDKFCVLDTNILVYALDADSDHHAEVRNHLEQLHKTGYRFCLTEQIVRETLVVVTQSRLTHKPVSSREARLLGWHLLFQMVLLHSNNFSRLTLLDLIEKYDLKGNIIHDANIVAVMVSHGVKELYTCNKKDFPYDEISLIK; encoded by the coding sequence ATGGCAAAGAAGGAAGATAAGTTCTGCGTCCTGGATACAAATATTTTGGTCTATGCGCTGGATGCCGATTCCGACCATCATGCGGAAGTCAGAAATCATTTGGAACAACTGCACAAGACCGGATACCGCTTTTGCCTTACCGAACAGATTGTTCGCGAAACTCTGGTGGTTGTGACCCAGTCCCGTTTGACCCATAAACCGGTCTCATCCCGCGAAGCCAGATTGCTCGGCTGGCATCTTCTATTTCAAATGGTTTTGTTGCACAGCAACAATTTTTCGCGGCTGACGTTATTGGACTTGATTGAAAAGTATGATTTGAAGGGGAATATCATCCACGACGCCAACATCGTGGCGGTCATGGTCTCACACGGCGTGAAGGAACTTTATACCTGCAACAAAAAAGATTTTCCTTACGACGAAATCTCGTTGATCAAATAG
- a CDS encoding 2-hydroxyglutaryl-CoA dehydratase — protein sequence MAAIEAELAKFEKEERVRLGLPTEKKQWEEKVNRAFYADQRAHTTILVSGLTMAHDHFVQAGLTGLGYQIKAMDCPDNDSLQMGKEYGNRGQCNPTYFTVGNLVKYLIQLRDKEGMSTEDIIDRHVFLTAGGCGPCRFGMYVTEYRKALRDAGFDGFRVMLFEPNGGMNQATGKEVGLKMDKDFFVTLAKSIFAGDALNAIMYRIRPYEVERGATDKAVLECREIIMKALKERTSILKALWKSRKILRQVKVDRTIVKPKVSVIGEFWAMTTEGEGNYRLQHFLEQEGAEVDIQLIAGWVLYNIWQARVDTRRRMTLKAMDLGTRKGLKTEKVGKKFLTLWVAEKILRGTFKTFAFCLGLRNYKLPDQDENARVAHEHYNNDLRGGEGHMEIGKLIQNVIHKKAHMTLSVKPFGCMPSSGVSDGVQSVITERYPEAIFLPIETSGDGAINVYSRIQMVLFKAKRKAEEEFEQTLKEKGLTREQWAKKVAKKKKAQDATYYSKHTVAGTTANMVCELM from the coding sequence ATGGCCGCCATCGAGGCGGAATTGGCCAAATTCGAAAAAGAAGAGCGCGTCCGTCTCGGACTCCCAACCGAAAAAAAGCAATGGGAGGAAAAAGTCAATCGCGCCTTCTACGCCGACCAGCGGGCCCATACCACGATTCTCGTTTCGGGCCTCACCATGGCGCATGACCACTTTGTCCAGGCGGGGCTCACCGGGCTCGGCTACCAGATCAAGGCGATGGATTGTCCCGACAACGATTCGCTCCAGATGGGAAAAGAATATGGCAACCGCGGCCAGTGCAATCCCACCTATTTCACCGTCGGAAACCTGGTGAAATATCTTATCCAGCTCCGCGACAAAGAGGGGATGAGCACAGAGGATATCATCGACAGGCATGTCTTTCTCACTGCCGGTGGCTGTGGTCCCTGCCGGTTCGGAATGTATGTCACCGAGTACCGCAAGGCCCTGCGCGATGCCGGGTTTGACGGATTCCGCGTCATGTTGTTCGAGCCGAATGGCGGCATGAATCAGGCGACGGGAAAAGAGGTTGGTCTGAAAATGGACAAAGATTTTTTTGTGACCTTGGCCAAGTCGATTTTCGCCGGCGACGCATTAAATGCGATTATGTACCGGATTCGTCCCTACGAGGTAGAACGTGGGGCGACCGACAAGGCGGTTCTCGAATGCCGAGAAATCATCATGAAGGCGCTTAAGGAACGGACCTCTATCTTGAAGGCCCTCTGGAAGAGCCGGAAGATTCTTCGTCAAGTCAAAGTCGATCGAACGATTGTGAAACCGAAAGTCAGCGTTATCGGCGAATTTTGGGCGATGACCACCGAAGGGGAGGGGAACTACCGTCTTCAGCACTTCCTCGAACAGGAGGGGGCGGAAGTCGATATTCAGCTGATTGCCGGCTGGGTGCTCTACAATATCTGGCAGGCCCGGGTGGATACCCGCCGTCGGATGACGCTCAAGGCGATGGACTTGGGTACCCGCAAAGGGTTGAAGACCGAAAAGGTCGGAAAGAAATTCCTGACCCTCTGGGTCGCCGAAAAGATCCTGCGGGGCACCTTCAAGACCTTTGCCTTCTGCCTGGGTTTACGGAACTACAAACTTCCGGACCAGGACGAAAACGCCCGGGTGGCGCACGAGCATTACAACAACGATTTGCGTGGCGGGGAAGGGCATATGGAGATCGGCAAGCTGATCCAGAATGTCATCCATAAAAAGGCCCACATGACCTTGTCGGTCAAGCCCTTTGGGTGCATGCCGAGTAGCGGTGTTTCCGACGGCGTGCAGTCGGTCATCACCGAAAGATACCCCGAGGCGATTTTCCTCCCGATTGAAACCTCCGGTGACGGCGCCATCAATGTTTACAGCCGAATCCAGATGGTCCTTTTCAAGGCCAAACGGAAGGCCGAAGAGGAATTCGAACAGACGCTCAAGGAAAAGGGCTTAACCCGCGAACAATGGGCGAAGAAGGTTGCCAAGAAAAAGAAAGCCCAGGACGCCACCTACTACAGCAAGCATACGGTCGCCGGCACGACGGCGAATATGGTGTGTGAGTTGATGTGA
- a CDS encoding type II toxin-antitoxin system Phd/YefM family antitoxin — MKKYTASEARNNLGEIINRAYYTSQPVIVERRNKPLVAIVPLTPPGHTTESAPWGLPIYHLGGTKGTLSRSEIYGKEGR; from the coding sequence ATGAAAAAATACACTGCCAGCGAGGCCCGAAACAATCTGGGCGAAATCATTAACCGGGCTTATTACACCAGTCAACCGGTGATTGTAGAACGCCGGAACAAGCCACTGGTCGCTATTGTTCCCCTGACCCCTCCCGGTCACACAACCGAATCAGCCCCTTGGGGCCTTCCCATCTATCATTTAGGCGGCACGAAGGGGACTCTCTCCCGTTCCGAAATTTATGGCAAAGAAGGAAGATAA